One Alligator mississippiensis isolate rAllMis1 chromosome 1, rAllMis1, whole genome shotgun sequence genomic window carries:
- the LOC102562523 gene encoding lysozyme g, with amino-acid sequence MYLTLIILGLAALIDTSNQSGCYGDINRVDSTGASCQTAKAEGLKYCGVPASQKIAEKDLTRMNKYKDIIKSAGRKQCVDPAVIAGIISRESHAGAALDANGWGDGGNAFGLMQVDKRYHKPTGAWNSEAHLIQGTQILVGMIKEIQRKFPRWTKEQQLKGGISAYNAGPRNVQTYQGMDIGTTHNDYANDVAERAKFYKKNGY; translated from the exons ATGTATCTGACACTAATCATTTTGGGCCTAGCTGCCCTTATTG ACACTTCCAATCAGTCTGGATGCTATGGTGATATAAACAGAGTTGATAGCACTGGGGCATCTTGTCAAACTGCAAAAGCAGAAGGCTTAAAATACTGCG GAGTTCCAGCTTCTCAAAAGATTGCTGAGAAGGATCTAACCAGAATGAATAAATATAAAGACATCATTAAAAGTGCTGGCAGAAAACAGTGTGTGGATCCAGCTGTGATTGCTGGCATCATCTCTAGAGAGTCACATGCAGGAGCTGCCCTAGATGCTAATGGCTGGGGTGACGGGGGAAATGCCTTTGGTTTGATGCAA GTTGATAAGAGGTATCATAAACCCACTGGGGCATGGAACTCTGAGGCTCATCTCATCCAGGGCACACAAATCCTTGTGGGTATGATTAAGGAAATCCAGAGAAAGTTCCCAAGGTGGACTAAAGAACAACAGCTGAAAG GTGGGATTTCTGCCTACAATGCAGGACCTCGAAATGTACAGACCTATCAAGGAATGGATATTGGCACAACCCACAATGATTATGCCAATGATGTAGCTGAACGAGCcaagttttacaagaaaaatgGATACTAA
- the LOC102562759 gene encoding lysozyme g-like, giving the protein MRLKLIILGLAALIDTSSQSGCYGNINRVDTTGASCQTARPERLPYCGVAASEKIAEKDLGRMNRYKNIIKSAGQSLCVDPAVIAGIISRESHVGSSLKNGWGDRGNGFGLMQVDKRYHKTVGQWNSKTHVLQGTQILVNMIRIIQRKFPRWTKEQQLKGGISAYNKGPRNVRTYAGVDIGTTHNDYANDVIARANFIREMDTKYADSLSLKNILALKIISLTCMRDIGHFSIIPL; this is encoded by the exons ATGCGTCTAAAACTGATCATTCTGGGTCTTGCTGCCCTTATAG ACACTTCCAGTCAGTCTGGATGCTATGGCAATATAAACAGAGTTGATACCACTGGGGCATCTTGTCAAACTGCGAGACCAGAACGCTTACCATATTGTG GAGTTGCAGCTTCAGAAAAAATTGCTGAAAAGGACCTAGGAAGAATGAACAGATATAAAAACATCATTAAAAGTGCTGGCCAAAGTCTGTGTGTGGATCCAGCTGTGATTGCTGGCATCATTTCCAGAGAGTCACATGTGGGATCTTCCCTAAAAAATGGTTGGGGTGATAGGGGAAATGGATTTGGTTTGATGCAG GTTGATAAAAGGTATCATAAAACTGTTGGTCAATGGAACTCTAAAACACATGTTCTTCAAGGAACACAAATCCTTGTTAATATGATCAGGATAATCCAGAGAAAGTTCCCAAGATGGACTAAAGAGCAACAGCTGAAAG GTGGGATTTCTGCCTACAATAAAGGACCTCGAAATGTCCGGACCTATGCTGGAGTGGATATTGGCACCACCCACAATGACTATGCTAATGATGTGATTGCTCGAGCCAATTTTATAAGAGAAATGGATACTAAATATGCAGATTCTCTTTCACTCAAAAATATTCTAGCTCTTAAAATAATCAGTCTAACTTGCATGAGAGATATTGGTCATTTCTCAATTATTCCTCTGTAA